TTGTTCAAACCTACGCGTTGGACAAAGAGAAGAATAACCGCTGAGATTTTAACTTCACAAAGTTTCAGTGATGCAGAAGGCAACTTAATCTTTTCTGGAAATTAAATCTGCAGCGCTCCCATGGTGCAGCAGCTTACACAGCACACTTGAAAGAGATGGTGTGATATGTATTGTGAATCCAAACATGTATGTAAAGTTAAATGCATGTTAAAAAACAGGAGTTGATTCTGTGATGGTGAAAAGATGCCTCCCTGCTGTCCGCTCACATTTCACAGGAGGAGAAATACAGTAGATTCCCATGCAGGTCGTGAGTCCTCCGTCTCCTCGGCTGCTCACAGCAGGAGGGTGTTGCTACGTGTCTGCTCTCTGTTCTCCTGCGGCCCAGCTGTGGACCAACCCTTGTTGACTTTTCAGAGATCACATGGCATCCTCACTGAGGCCGGCTCCAAGGGCGATCTGCCTCTGCAGGTCTCTGCTATGGTCAGCACGGGCCTCCTTCCCCTGACTTCACCCCCTGCCTCtcccaaaataataaaaaaagggttaagctagaaaatgtttgaaacacattcacaaacacatttgaaaagGATCTTAATTCTTTCTATTTCCTTTCAGCAAACTGATGATTGACAATATTCACTTTTCACCTCCATAGTAGACAAATCCACAGCCATTCAATCATACAATCTGTCTGCTTACACAAGTCAAGGCTGCCAGCCAGACGGTTTTGTTATCAAATGAACAGGAAACTGTATATTTGCCAAGAACAAAATGGAGCTTGAATAGTCCTGTCCTTGGTACATGCAGGAAGTGCGGATAAGGGGTTAAATCATTAACAAAACAGAGGTTTTCAAAGCAGGATTTCTGTGAAcactgtttcagaaacatttgcAAATGATTGTTTATACAGTTTATACAagttttttttgaaaaaaaatcaaagcaagGATGAAAAGAGACAAGGTTCATGAGTCAGATGTAAATCCATGTGAGCCACAGCACACAATCCACTCACTGTTTAGGTTCAattgaacacacagacacctgccAGCACTCCTTGGCTCATTCAGTATCCACCtctaaacataaacacagagtgAGTGCTACACATTATCGTGGAGGCTACCAGAGCTTTGTAAAGTGAAGATAACTCTTAGAGTAATACAGTAATCCTCATTAATGGTTCCTTTAGCTTGGAAATGTTCATTTTAACAAAGTTTTGCAAGTGTTTTTGGTGGTTGGTGTGAGTATTACTTTGGAGGTGCATACAGTAATAAAAAGTCATGTACTTACTAATGTATTTGGTTGCTGCAAAGATATTGTACAACACAAATATTTAGTTACTGATTTACATCCAGATGCTGGCATCATGCTTCTGTTGCTAATACATCATGAAGCAGAAGCTCAAATATTACAtggaaatatatattatttcttCAAGTATTTTCTCAGGAATGATCTCCGCCTTCTGACGTAGGTCAAAGCCGAAGAGCGTTTCTCTCTTGGTTACAAATAGACCTGCAGTTTGCATTCAGTTTGACATACTGTCTGCTTGCTCATTCTGCATGAGCTTTAGAAACTCAACTCATGGTTTGTGTTATATTTGTGTGGTGGCTGTGTGTTTCAAGGGGCAACACAGCTGATGCAGAGCAGATTAGGCTCCATGGAAGGGAAAACGATCTGAATCTACGAACCTGCTTACTGATGTGGTGGCAGGATAGATCCCTTTTACTCAGAATCCTCCCATGTTTTGGTTTTAAAATCAGTGGTTCAAGCTCAATAGAGAACAACTGCtttggttgtgttttgttttaaatgccTAAAACAGAAAAAGGATTGAAACTATGACTATGATACAAACAGTGTGATATAGAAACTGGTTTAGTTTTAGTGATGATATCCTTGGTTGTGTTGATTAGAATGCAAGGATAAAAATTGCAGCCATGTTTGATATACTAACTCAGTTCCATGTTTCCTTTCATCAGCTTTGGGCCGTAGTATCTCACAGAGCATGATTAGCGTAAGCGTGGAATCCACACCACTGGGGGCTGCAGGGCGAGCTTGAAGCCTGAAGCGCATTCATCAACGTCCCTGGCAGGGTGCACCTTACTCAGCCTCACAGCACTCAGCTTGCAGTCCTCTCTCTGGCCTCGTTTTTTCGTTCTCTTTCATTTTTTACTCTGTTATTTTGTCCAttgccttttgttgttttttaagagATAGCTTGACTATTGAAGAaaactttcttctttttatcaATGCTTTTACAGCACTGGACATTTATGGAAGTTGTATATTATTCAACATGTGTGTCTAATATTGACTCCGCAACTATCCAACAATTAATAGAATCCATAACAAAAGTTTGCGAATTGAGTatcttttttatattaattaGAATATTTAATTGATTGACATTTATGTTCCTGCCTTTAGTTTCAACTCCCTGCAGTTTTCTTCCAGCAGGTAAACAGTGACTAAAGCAGGTCGTTGCAGACTGGTCCCTCAGGACTGAATATGTAATCACTCTTGGATCTCAGACATGAAAGACAACTTCCTAAAAAGCTCTGTGAGGTGCTAAGTTCTGTTTTAATGGTAGCATGTGAAGAAAAAGGAAGTTTGGAAAGAAGTAACAGCTCGTTCTTAAAAGAAAGGCATAAGATCTGCCAAATTTCATTTGTGAAGCATTCCTGACACTTCATTTTCATGAAtccttaataataataataataataaaactcttGTTTTCATTAATTTCCCAATAATTTGGCACCATTTAAGTTACCATTCaccaaagaaaacaataaaaaataccaTTGTGAAAAGATAATTTATCAGGgaatatgtgttttatttgacaGCTGTGACAGGAAAATGATGGAAAACGACTCCTCACTGATCTGTGGTGAGAAACCTGCACTTTTAATCTACCactctgctgccatctagtggccacAATTAAGACCGCAGCTTCAAAGCAAGTTGTAGTCAGAACAGCCCCAGCTGAAACGGATCGCTGCGCCTAAAAATATAGTTCTTATATGTTAGAgatctttctttttattctccATGCGATTaatatagaaaaaataaaataaataataaattttAGATAGTGATGCACCATTTGAATCCAAACAGCGTTTGAAGAAGAGCGACACGAATGTATAGGCGTATTAATTTCCTCAGTGAAGCGGAACAAAATTGCTGCACTTGTGCACCTGTGAGTAAACCATCTTGTGGAGTCCGGAGCTTCAGGGAAGGTCTTCAGAGTAAGTGTTTCCTTTGAAACTTATCCAGCGTTAAACGTTGCAAGTTAATGAAATGTTATTATATATAAGTTTCGGGTTTTGTCTAGTTGTGTTCTCCTGGCAGCAAGGTCATGGCTAACATATATAATATTCATGTTAATAAGTTAACAGAGTTGCTAACAAACGCTCCTGTAACTTATAGTAAGCATCAGAGGCTAATTAATTTTGTTATGCCAACAAAACTGTTCATATTCTGTAATTATTTAGTTTTCATTGATCGCTGTTAGCTGGCAGTGGTTAGCTAGTTAACGTTTAAGCTAGGCCCCGGATGTGGGCCTCGAACTCTAGCAGTAAGCCGTTGTTCGAGCAGCAGGGACACTTGAAGCGGACACGTTGAGCGCTAACAGCTCTTCTTTCCTTAATTTTAGAGTTTTCATCAAGTTTGAGACGAACTGCAAATGTCTGGAAGAGCGCGAGCAAGATCCCGCGGCAGAGCACGCGGCCAAGAGACCGTGGCACCTGGAGCTGTAAGTGTGGTCTCCATTTTAAGTAGATGTCATATGTAAGGTCGCCATTTTTATATCAAGAGTTTACTTAGTACAAAAGGTGAAGCCACGTTTGCAAACTGTTGTCAGATAGTCAACATCTTGGGACTGCCAGTTAACATTATGTTAAAAAGTAAATTTGTGTTATGTTGAAGTAAATGTGTGTAGTGATTTTGATGGTATTTCTCACATAGTGGGCAAAATCTAAACGGTTTTCCTCCTTGAAGGAAATTGCCACAATTGAATCTAACAAAAAAATGCCCATCCTTCACTATCTCTCTGTACTAGGTACACTGTGCTGTGGAAGCCTCCTCGTGAATGccattaaaaatgtttatgtatttacacACAGTAAGACACAGTAAATGAATCGGCGCACTTAAAAACAATGTCCTCATATAAACTACACACATTATTACATGCAGTCCAGCTGCAGTCCAGCTGCAGTTACCTGCGTTTACTTGTGTGGTGTTTGCTCCCAGGCTCAGTAGCCAATAATCCGGTgctaaacaaaacattttaaagcataCAACATAGAAGCTAAGCAGACAATTTGTTATTAATCCAACAGCAACAAGGCCACATTGCCAGCATGTCTCTGGTTTACAGCTCTCGTGTGAGCATTAGCCAGTCCTGCCATAATATCTTCTCAGGAAATAACAAACACGACTCTATAGTTAGCTGCTGACTTTAATTGGCTGTAGTATTGTATGCTTGACATATGCCATAAAGCAGGTCAATGTCAATCTTATTtaaatagcacatttataagggcatcgcccaccaaagtgcttaacattaaaatacatagaatAAAATGCAGTAAAACAAAGGTACagtcataaaacataaaaccccaaagagctgccaatactcaggcaaaggccaaggtgaacaaCTGTGCCTTGAGTAGAGATATTGTGGAGGCCATTTGCCGAccgcacagctagaggcagagggttccacagagtgggagccacgactgagaaggcccggtcacctctagtttttGTCATTTGGTTAGCCGACCTAAGAGCACTGGAGGGCCGATGCAATACCAAGAGGTCTGATAAATAATCCGGGGCCAGCTAatgcaagcacttaaaaacaaataaaataatcttAAACTCATTTCTTCACCagtagccagtgaagtgaggaaagcactggCGTAATGTGCGTAGTTTTCCTGTGTCTTCATacccaaaaacacagagttaCTTGTTATAAGTTAATTTGCCATCAAAATAATTTTGTAAGCATTGATTTAAAGGACAGAACTACATCAGCAACTCTaacttatttttattattattatttcaagaatttcccctcggggataaataaataattctgattctgatttccTTTCACTGCTGAAGAGCCAAGCTCGAGAGCCTGCACCAGCAGCTGACCCTTCTGCTGAGGGGGAGCGGGTTGGTAGAGGCAGGCAGAAAGGTGCGCCAGGACCATATGCTGCAGAAGGTACAATAACTTTTCAGAATAGTGCTGTAGTGATGCAGTGATGCAGTGAACAGAGCATTCAAGTCACAGAGAGGTAAAGGTAGTGAATATTTAGTCACCTATTGTCCAAACATTCTTCTTTTATATTAGGCATTCTGCAGATTTCAGCTGGATTTCAGCAGGTGAAGTTGGGAGAGAGAGGTGGACGTCGGGGGGATTTTCATGATTCTGGGATTTACACCAGACAAGCAATGGAACATGTGAAGGAGTCAAAGTCTGGTTTGTCAAACTGAAATGAACTTAAACTAACGGTAAATAAATGTTCACATTAGTCAGGGAACAGCATTATCATTTCCCTCCTTGTTTGTCTGTGCTTCGACAGGAACAACTGGTTCTGCCATTCCATTGACAGCAAACTTCTTTCGCATCCTGTCTCGCCCCCAGTGGGTTCTGTATCAATACCATGTGGACTTCAATCCACCAATGGAGTCTCGGCGCCTGAGATCTGCCCTCCTCTTTCAGCATGAGGAAGCACTTGGATCAGTGCGGAGCTTTGATGGAGCACTGCTTTTTCTGCCAAACAGATTGCACAACAAGGTACTCTGACTGTTCATACAGACAACAATCAAGGCTTTATGCTTACTTCTAAGGAGGGGAGCAATCTGGGTTCTCCTTATTGTAATGGAAAAATGTTACATCTTGTGTTCAGGAGACAAAGTTGTACAGTGAGACCAGGAACGGCGAGAAGGTTCAGATAACTGTCACCTTGACAAATGAACTGCCACCCACATCACCAGTCTGCCTTCAGTTTTACAATATTATATTCAGAAGGTAAGTGCTCCATGTTTTtgtcaagcggcaaccttcggggctcaaagtggaagcccatgcggaagtgtcaaaacttgtaattcacgctgcaacagctgggggttggctccaaaagcgagtaatttcccatagactcccatgttaaaatggccgacttcacagcagaaattaacatgtttacagcctggtacaaaaaaatcgctgtggtttcagatgataggttctcttctagtgtcaattgtacggggggtgaattttttttcaactcactcgtttcaatagtattcggacttaaaattacgcctaattatgggcgttgccgcttgagtgacagacagttgacgtatcacagcgtgagtttcctgcttccacgatcgcccgcccccctaaaccccgctcgagctccccctctttgtccatattcggagttttagttgacatgacgctgccaacatggcggcggtcatcacgtcccggaacctcccactgagactcaaaacggctcttcagaaacaaacgggtgacgtcacggaagctctgtccatagtttttactgtcagtggtttttgttttgtccgGCTTTCTTCTACATCAATTATTGCACAGTAATGAACCAAACTACTAATCCATTGATTTCATATGATGGTAACTGTTGTGAATGTTGAAATGGATGCAAATGATTATATGTAATGAATGAAACTTGGAGTAGTTTCTAGCATCACTTCAGCATTTTTGATAGTAAACTCACAAATGTCTCATTTGTGGTGGTGTATTTTTCACAGAATCTTGAGAATTCTCAACATGCAGCAGATTGGACGCAACTATTACAGCCCCAACGATCCTCTCAATATCCCGCAGCACAAGTATGTGAGCTCTTCTTGTCTGTAttgttttaaaaagtgttttgaaGTTTTACCTTTAAAATGCAGTTCTCTTCATGTCTAAAAGCTTTTTTGCGGGGGGTGTGTATTTACAGTGGTATGACTTGATATATGTTGATTGGCCTTACATTTAGATGTTAAATGTTCAGACAAAGTGACTTTAACAATTGTATGTATCTAATTGACTTAAGTCTGTTTTGCGCTTTCCAAGGAAGGAAAGGGGAAACGATGTCAAATATTTCTTCCTACTTTGATGACTGAGCTTTTCTTATGAATAGACAAAAAAGTAACTTTATGGCCAGGCTAattaacattttttacattttaaaagtgttttaaactaaaatatttatatattttttttacctgtgaAGTAACTAATAGCATGTTGACAGATAAAGAGAGTCATTAAAGTTATGGTGGTAGTGGTGATGGAGTGTAAATGAGtaaatctatttttttaatttaaggcTAACCATCTGGCCAGGCTATGCCAGCACCATCTTGAAGTATGAGTCATCCATCATGATGTGCACTGATGTTAGCCACAAAGTGCTGAGAAGTGATACTGTCCTTGACCTCATGATCAACCTGAGGCAACAGTTCGGAGATCAACGCTTCCCTGACATCTGTGCTAAGGAGCTTGTTGGTCTCATTGTCCTCACCAAGTAAGCTCCTTCTTCATGGCTCATGCAGTTAATTCTATGTTCTATTCATATTTAAGCTCTGCATTTATCTGAAGTTTTTTGACACAGAAACAAAGTTTTCTCATCGGTGTCAAAGTACCTCAGCACAAGCTTACTTGACTCTTGACTGTTGGATTCTACacttatgtattttttttttcttttttttaaaggtacaACAACAAGACCTACAGGATTGACGACATTGCCTGGGATCACAATCCCACCAACACATTCAAGAGAGGAGATGCAGACATTTTGTTCACAGACTACTACAAGTCTGTAAGCGTCATGCAAGTGCAAGAGGGTTTAAATGTTGAAAAAATGCAGTCAAGTCAATTTTTATGATCtgaattgtctcaaggtgcttAATTGATGCACTGAgatatatacttttttttgGTCATAGCAATATGGCCTGGAAATTACTGATAAAAACCAGGTACTGCTGATCAGCAATGTGAAGAAGCTGGGTCCTAGTGGACGCCCCCTTTCTGGCCCAGCCTTGCTCATCCCAGAGCTGTGCTACCTGACAGGTTTGCAGTGTTTTACGTCTTAAACATACTTAATATTGACATTCAGCTTGGGTAAATATCTTTTATCTGTTTGAATGTTACTCCTTGGTAATCCACTCAAAACTCTTGAATTAACAGTTGAATTCATTGTGACTGACAGGCTTGACTGATAAGATGCGATCTGACTTTACCATCATGAAGGACTTGCACTCCCACACTAGACTGACCCCAGATCAGAGGGAGGGGCGTCTCACCAGATTCGTCAACAATATACAGATGTGAGTGACGTTTGTCTGGTTTTTGAACAGATAGACAGTGACCAGGTAAATCAGACCTTACCGGCTACATTCAGTGGACTGTGGAGAAATCAGTTGTATGACAAATGCAGTTTGTCAAATGCCACAAaattaataatttaacaaagagtgcatcagaatgaaacctcctaccctacctttaacatccACAAAAGCATTTGCAAGCtacaacatttgtgttttttttttaatcttgaaTTTTTAGGACTCCTGAGGCACAGGAAGAGTTGGATAAGTGGGGACTCAGCTTTGATAAGCAACTTCTGAGTCTAACTGGCAGGGTTCTCCCAGGGGAAAGGATTTTCCAAGGACCCAGATCAGTATGGCCTGCTTGTAATTAcagtcatttttaattaaatgcacTTATTTATGTAAACTTAATTGTGATTGTCACCTAGTATGAATACAACCCcatggcagctgattggtcCAGAGAGATGCGTGGGATTTCTCTGATCAATGCTCCTCCACTGAATAACTGGCTCCTTTGTTACACTCGGCGTAACAGCAAAGAAGCTCAGTCTCTCCTGGAGACCCTCGGCAAAGTCTCAGGTCCACTGGGTGTCCGCATACAGAGAGCTGTCATGTGAGTTCATGGCACATCAGGTGCTGTTGTTTGCTGTATTTATCGCGCTAATCAGGAGATGACATTAATATAAACTTTGTATTCTATTGTCAACTTTTTAATTGGTAACAACATAAAATGAGTCATTTTTAATAAGGGTTCACGTGCAGAATCATACCCAGTAATCAGGGCATTGTGCCATTTGCTACAAACGAATAACAAGTTAACCCAATAATGAGCAAACATACCAAAACAAGACACATGAAAACAGCCCAGTTAACATCAAGGTAACTTCTCCTGAAGTTACTGCAGCATAAATCTGCACCTGTGTGTGCGTAATGCGCTGCTGACTGCTGTACTATTGTGCGCAAAACAGCTCAACTAATGTGATGGATGGGAACTGTGCATGGAGCAAAGCAGGTCCACATGGGAGACGGTCACTTAGAGATGATCCTCACGATCtgtatttattctttatgtAAATCAGAAACTTTCACCAAAATACATAGAACCAaatgtccatcacatgtgtttgcTTCAGTCACTAGATTTGTCTTATTCTTTTTTGACAAAAGTCAGCAGGACAGTTGTAAATTCGCTTTAGATTCAGCATGAAAGCTGGAAAGTGGGCAGCACTGTGGTGTTGTAAACTGATGTGTAACTGACGCTGTCGCTCATCAAAACGTTCTAAATTTACatgatttattttgaaataaactGCATTTGAGTAAGATGCCATTTTATatcaaatgtttcattttgtaaTTGTTTCTGGGAATTAATAACAAGCTGAGGGTCTGTAGTATTTGGGGATTCATAATGCATTGATGTATATTCAAATGTTGACAATGGTTCTTTGGAAATAAAAATGAACGGACAAGTTCCAGACTTTGTTTCTACTCGTTTGGTGATGCCAGTCTGGTTAATGTAATTTTGTCATCCTGTCTGTGCTCTTCTGTTTAGGATTGAATATGAAGATCATCAGGAGGCTCTGCTCAGAGCCCTGCAGCACaacgttggaccccaaacacaGATGGTCAGTGAGGGAATCATTCAGAATAAAATAGATTAGAATAGAATTCAATAGAAGTACGTTATTCATCCCCAGCCGGGAAATAtagctattgcagcagcaatatacagacaTCCGTCACACTAATCGCATGCCTCTGAGGTATGTGTTGAGTAAAATAAAGAGCATAGACATTGtttacagaaaatagaaatatgAGTTCAAGACTGCAATTTGAAAGTTAAACCTTGTGAAAAGAGAGGACTTGAGAGGACATTATGACTATGTTCACACTATTGACAATTTGAGCTCACTTACAGTTAAGTATGTTGGACATCAGGAATGGACCTGGATGACGTGAGTCGTAAGGAACAGTGATGTGTtgacaaatgttttttgttgattAGGTTGTGGTGGTCCTccccagcagcaggaaggacaaGTACGACAGTGTTAAGAAATACCTGTGTGTGGACTGCCCTACTCCCAGCCAGTGTGTAGTGGCCCGTactctgagcagacctcaggcaCTCATGACAGTGGCCACCAAGATTGCACTGCAGATGGCCTGCAAGATGGGAGGAGAGCTCTGGAGCGTTGAAATCCCGGTAAGTCATCTCACTTCACATTCACTATGAATAGAGCTGAAGTGTCTGCTGGGCTTGCAGGTGGTTCGGGTGGTTAATTTATCCCAGCTCAGGTAAAGTGGGACTATTCTAGGGGTGTAAATCTTCAGGTACCTCACAATTCAGGGGCCAACGATTCGATTACTGATGTGTTATAAAGCAACTTGAGTCAATGCATCTTCAAACAATTAAGCAACATATTTCCCCCCCACTGAGGTATCACTAATTACTGGCACTTGTTATGgataacagaaaaacaaaagaaatagaTAATctaattctttgttagcaataACAGTGATTTCAGTAAGcaacataaaaggttgtaatgtgtccACACAACCAGTTAGGGGAACTAGTCATTTTGATAACTGTGTGTCATAGGGCAGACTGGGCACCAAGTCAACAGAGAGGCTGGGAAATGGATGATAATTTATACCATGTATTTTAACTTGTGAATCGAAatgttttcttactttttttccTAGCTTCCTACATTAGTCATGAATAAATTGTTTTGTCATTCTTGACAAAAGAGCTTTGTGCGTGCGCACGTTTGAACAGTGGGCTGTAAACGGGTTTAGGCTTCTTAAAGTCTGTCAATGAAAATGCACTTCTCAGGCTTGGGGGACAGCTCTAATTGTCATACCTGTTCATGCAGCTCAAACAGCTGATGATTGTGGGCATCGACTGCTACCACGACACTGCTGCTGGGAAAAGGTCCATTGGAGCTCTTGTGGCCAGCCTCAACCAGAACATGACCAGGTTAGAACCATACCCGTGACTGGGCTGAGTGTTGGTGTGGTTTCATGGCATATATAACCTTTTTTCAAGGTGGTTCTCcaagtgtgtgctgcagcacaaAGGTCAGGAACTCATGGACGGGCTGAAGATGGCCTTAACTGGCAAGTTGCTTTCTTTAGTTTAACAATATTTGCTTCTAATATGCTCCCTAAGACACCTGCTCTTACTTTGAAACATTGTTTTCCAGCTGCATTAAAAGACTACGTCAAGTTCAACAAGGTGCTGCCTTCACGTATTGTTGTGTACCGAGACGGAGTGGGAGATGGCCAGCTGCACAGCGTGGTCGGCTATGAGATTTCACAGATCATGGAAGCCATCAAGTCAATGGGCCAGGACTACATGTGAGTTTAAGTCTAAAGTTAAACTGTGAAGTGGATCTGAACCAAGAAACAATGTTTGATTTCAGGCATGGAAGTGCTGACAATATACAATGACCTGTATTCAGCAGGAAGACTAATAAGATTTTTCTGTGGTTTTAATTTTGTtcgtttttgttttattcttctgGTTCTTGCGTGCTGACTTTAGTTTCTCCATGCTTGTTGTAGGCCCAAGCTGAGTGTGGTAGTGGTGAAGAAGCGCATAAGCAGCAGGTTTTTTACCTACATCAATGGCAAGGCCACCAACCCTCCTCCTGGGACCGTTGTTGACACAGATGTCACCCGTCCAGAGTGGTACGTtcttaatatttattttgttggaGTAGTCTTGGTGAATTATCGGTAGTGAATTGTTGCGGCTGTTGACGTTTGCTAGGTATGATTTCTACATTGTGAGCCAAGCTGTTCGCTGTGGAAGCGTCTCGCCAACCCACTACAATGTTGTGTATGACACCAGTGGGCTAAAACCTGACCACATGCAGCGGCTCACTTACAAGCTGTGCCACATGTACTACAACTGGCAGGTAGGCTCAGAGATCAGTTTgtatgagtttaaaaaaatgatgagtGTTTATTATAATTGCAATTTATTCAAACTGCTTTGagctagggctgaacgatctatcgttttagaccgaaaatcgcgatctcagatgacgcgattttgagatcgtcaaagccgcgattttttgcactgctcctaactgaatcaggttttgttttgtcaaatgctacggctggaaacgaaaagaaaacggaggaactggtccctaaaacgtactccacctttatgttcggtgctgtttctgccggcagcagcagcgtgtcttctaagcctgtgtctgtgtgcgcgcgcgacgtgagtcgcagtggaagggccgcgtgtaaatgctacgagcacgtacgcgcccacctctctgaacattaccagctccttatattcaggttcgctgctgttgtgccgtcagcagctcttctacacctgtgtgtgtgtgtcgcgtgtgtgtgtgtcgcgtgtgtcgtgtgtgtgtgtgtgtctgtcgcgtgtgtgtgtgtacatcagatgcagacagaggcaacagctaatgacgtcaccaaacaataacgcaggcatttgatgaatgAATATGAGGactaaacggtggacagaggtgacagcagcagctccgtttgtccttagatatgattcccatgaaagtttgataatttgttcta
The genomic region above belongs to Parambassis ranga chromosome 9, fParRan2.1, whole genome shotgun sequence and contains:
- the piwil1 gene encoding piwi-like protein 1: MSGRARARSRGRARGQETVAPGASQAREPAPAADPSAEGERVGRGRQKGAPGPYAAEGILQISAGFQQVKLGERGGRRGDFHDSGIYTRQAMEHVKESKSGTTGSAIPLTANFFRILSRPQWVLYQYHVDFNPPMESRRLRSALLFQHEEALGSVRSFDGALLFLPNRLHNKETKLYSETRNGEKVQITVTLTNELPPTSPVCLQFYNIIFRRILRILNMQQIGRNYYSPNDPLNIPQHKLTIWPGYASTILKYESSIMMCTDVSHKVLRSDTVLDLMINLRQQFGDQRFPDICAKELVGLIVLTKYNNKTYRIDDIAWDHNPTNTFKRGDADILFTDYYKSQYGLEITDKNQVLLISNVKKLGPSGRPLSGPALLIPELCYLTGLTDKMRSDFTIMKDLHSHTRLTPDQREGRLTRFVNNIQMTPEAQEELDKWGLSFDKQLLSLTGRVLPGERIFQGPRSYEYNPMAADWSREMRGISLINAPPLNNWLLCYTRRNSKEAQSLLETLGKVSGPLGVRIQRAVMIEYEDHQEALLRALQHNVGPQTQMVVVVLPSSRKDKYDSVKKYLCVDCPTPSQCVVARTLSRPQALMTVATKIALQMACKMGGELWSVEIPLKQLMIVGIDCYHDTAAGKRSIGALVASLNQNMTRWFSKCVLQHKGQELMDGLKMALTAALKDYVKFNKVLPSRIVVYRDGVGDGQLHSVVGYEISQIMEAIKSMGQDYMPKLSVVVVKKRISSRFFTYINGKATNPPPGTVVDTDVTRPEWYDFYIVSQAVRCGSVSPTHYNVVYDTSGLKPDHMQRLTYKLCHMYYNWQGIIQVPAPCQYAHKLAFLVGQSIHREPSVELDDLLFYL